DNA from Solanum stenotomum isolate F172 chromosome 3, ASM1918654v1, whole genome shotgun sequence:
TGACTGATAATGGAATTACAGGTGTCAAATCAGCTAGTTGAGTTGAATTTGAGCGAATCAAAATGAGTTGAATGAATAATTAAGCTAGTTAATTTTACTTGAGCTGAGctaattttataatttctatgtttgttttattataatttgcttaaattatcaattaaacttttattttcacaattctaacatagcaattatttttaaagaaggATTACTTCCAAGCATGTGctatctctttctttcttccttcacTTTTAATGGGAAAATGACAGTTTGCAAATAATAAACCATCTTCTAAGCCGTGACTGATGGAAGAAATGAACCCTACAAAGAGAAATCCTCATTTGTGCATGTATTCAAAAAGTCTGATCAAATTTATAGACTTTCTGGCCTATTATTGAAAGGAAACATAGTCTTTATTAGTTCACGGGTCCTTCACCTTTTGTCACTCTCAACTTCAACTACCATTCAATTCCCACCCAAATTAACTCCCAAGTCCTTAAAATTTGGCTAACTCCAACATCTTTAAAACTCTCCATCTTCAACAATCAAAATACATGTACTGAGACACCATGGACTGGTTTTCATGGCTCTCCAAAACTAGCCTTGACCCTTCTCTTCTTTATGACTATGCTATTATTTTTGCTCATAATCAACTTGATCAAGATGATATAGAATATTTCAACCATGAATTTCTCCAAAGTATGGGAATTTCAATAGCCAAACATAGGCTAGAAATCCTCAAGCTTGCTACTAAGGAAAAGGGCAGAAGAAGCTCAAGAAAACACATCTTTTGGTTAGTTGTAGCTATCAGGCAAGCAAAACAACATTTTACCAAAAGCTTTAGCACGTGGACTCGTCGGTCAGATTCAAGTGCCTTGCTGCCTCTGAGAAATTGCAGTTCAAGATGGAAAGCATCTATGttgaagaggaaaaagaaaCTAACTGCAGCTAAACAAGAAAGGCCAGTAATGCAGAGTATTAATGCTACTACTAATCAAGGAAGGTTGATGATGCTCACAAATGGGAGTCCCAATCTCATGATAGATTCTTCTGATGCCTGGATTAGCAGCCCTTCAAGCTCCACTGCTGAGGATTTTCGCGATGATGAAGACATGGACGGCGTTGATGGTGGAAACTGGCCAACTGTTGCTATTGAAGAGATTAAGTGGGATGCAATGTTTCAAGACTTGAAACCTACCTGAGTTGATTGAACTCTCTCTAATATACCTTAGTTAATTTATCCTCATGCTTTTTCTTCCTCTAGATACCTTGAACTTTCAAGTGTTTTTGGGAATTATTGCATTATAATTTTCTGAATTCTTTGTCTATGAGCAACACAATGCAgagttttaacttttatcataCTGAACTTCATATCCAAGTTGATTATTATGGTTTCTCAAAAAGAATCATGGTAATTAAACCTTAGCACATTCTTTTCCTTTCAGCCAGTTAATTGACAATGCAATTTTTTCAGTAAGTTCACTCTTACAATAATGGCTGTGTTAAGGACTTGCAGTGCAATCTATGGCTCTGTCTCTCCCCCTCATTTATAAGATGGAAATAGAATCTAAAATTGTtagtacctttttttttgtttaaccaTCTAGTTTCTGAAGTCCACTGACCTGACTAATCATGATTTGAGTAGGATAGGCCCACTAAGGGGGTAAAGCGCTTCCTACGAAGATATTATCCATTCCCACCTTGATTACCTCTTATTAGCACTGCTAAGCAGTTCTTACTAAGGATAAAAAGCTAATACTACTTCACTACATTTTCGGAATCAGCCAATAAATTTACTTCATGAAGAATAGAATTTTGCAGGCAATTTAATGCACTATTTATTTCTGAAATAGAAGCCTCAAGTTGTCCCCCAAA
Protein-coding regions in this window:
- the LOC125859342 gene encoding uncharacterized protein LOC125859342 codes for the protein MDWFSWLSKTSLDPSLLYDYAIIFAHNQLDQDDIEYFNHEFLQSMGISIAKHRLEILKLATKEKGRRSSRKHIFWLVVAIRQAKQHFTKSFSTWTRRSDSSALLPLRNCSSRWKASMLKRKKKLTAAKQERPVMQSINATTNQGRLMMLTNGSPNLMIDSSDAWISSPSSSTAEDFRDDEDMDGVDGGNWPTVAIEEIKWDAMFQDLKPT